One Natrinema halophilum genomic window carries:
- a CDS encoding SHOCT domain-containing protein, with amino-acid sequence MTTRTEDTNIVTIVLVTLGILVVLPAIFMGVGMMGFGPMMGGAWGHGMWGGGTGAGWMALVAVLMQLLFVAAIVGAGYYLVRTLAGGDDTDRALEELRLAYARGDLNDEEYERRRDALERNE; translated from the coding sequence ATGACAACACGAACTGAAGACACGAATATTGTCACGATCGTCCTCGTTACCCTCGGTATCCTCGTGGTTCTCCCCGCGATTTTCATGGGCGTCGGAATGATGGGGTTCGGCCCGATGATGGGTGGCGCGTGGGGCCACGGAATGTGGGGTGGCGGCACGGGAGCCGGTTGGATGGCTCTCGTCGCCGTCCTGATGCAGCTCCTGTTCGTCGCCGCCATCGTCGGCGCCGGATACTACCTCGTTCGCACACTGGCCGGCGGAGACGACACCGATCGAGCGCTCGAGGAACTTCGCCTCGCGTACGCCCGCGGCGACCTGAACGACGAGGAGTACGAACGGCGACGAGATGCACTCGAGCGAAACGAGTGA
- the hisG gene encoding ATP phosphoribosyltransferase, with the protein MRIAVPNKGRLHEPTIDLLERAGLHLENGADRKLYADTVDPDVTVLFARAADIPEYVADGAADLGITGFDQVQEARVDNVAELLDLEFGRCRLVLAAPEDGDIESVDDLAGKIVATEFPNITADFFAGTGVEPDIVEVSGATELTPHVEMADAIVDITSTGTTLKMNRLAVVEEVLSSSVRLFGRDDVLEESKVEEVRTALSSVKRAEGKRYLMMNVPRDRLADIRDVIPGLGGPTVMDIADEDEDEATVAVHAVVNEGDVFETITEVKNAGASDILVTEIERLVE; encoded by the coding sequence ATGCGAATTGCCGTTCCCAACAAGGGCCGCCTGCACGAGCCGACGATCGACCTCCTGGAGCGGGCGGGGCTCCACCTCGAGAACGGGGCCGATCGGAAACTCTACGCCGATACCGTCGATCCGGACGTCACGGTGCTGTTCGCCCGCGCGGCCGATATCCCGGAGTACGTCGCCGACGGCGCGGCCGATCTCGGTATCACCGGCTTCGATCAGGTCCAGGAAGCCCGCGTCGACAACGTCGCCGAGTTGCTCGACCTCGAGTTCGGACGCTGTCGACTCGTGTTAGCAGCACCCGAAGACGGGGACATCGAGAGCGTCGACGACCTGGCGGGCAAGATCGTCGCCACCGAGTTTCCGAACATCACCGCCGATTTCTTCGCCGGTACCGGCGTCGAACCCGACATCGTCGAAGTGTCGGGCGCGACCGAACTTACACCCCACGTCGAAATGGCCGACGCCATCGTCGACATCACGAGCACCGGGACGACGCTGAAGATGAACCGACTGGCCGTCGTCGAAGAGGTTCTCTCAAGTTCCGTCCGACTATTCGGCCGCGATGACGTCCTCGAGGAATCGAAGGTCGAAGAGGTCAGGACCGCCCTCTCGTCGGTGAAACGCGCCGAGGGGAAGCGGTACCTGATGATGAACGTTCCCCGGGATCGACTCGCGGATATCCGTGACGTCATTCCCGGCCTCGGTGGGCCGACGGTGATGGACATCGCCGACGAGGACGAGGACGAAGCGACCGTCGCGGTTCACGCGGTCGTCAACGAGGGGGACGTCTTCGAGACGATTACGGAGGTAAAAAACGCCGGCGCGAGCGATATTTTAGTGACGGAAATCGAGCGACTCGTCGAGTAG
- a CDS encoding ABC transporter permease subunit, with amino-acid sequence MTASWTDVARKDFEDAVRSKLLWGLITVFVAFLVMSLLSADQLFSESVTVDATMALTGVAMLAQLFVPGIALVAGYMSVVGERRTGSLRVLLSYPFSRSDVVAGKLVGRLLVTGTALAVGFAVASAITVSLYGFSGTMTFIGFVATGVLLGVTFTGLAVGGSAAASTRGRARTLTIGSFVGMVFFWKPIVVGLYYVVTGALPGVRADRWYFFLKRLNPLEAYRVLTGAVLDRRVAEVPEFPIEDVPASVSPDQLELANRVAGEIPFYLADWFSVVVLLTWGLVPIAVGYWRFENADLG; translated from the coding sequence GTGACGGCCTCCTGGACGGATGTCGCCCGGAAGGACTTCGAGGACGCCGTGCGGTCGAAGCTCCTGTGGGGGCTCATCACCGTTTTTGTCGCCTTTCTGGTGATGTCGTTGCTGTCCGCCGACCAACTCTTCTCGGAGTCCGTGACCGTCGACGCGACGATGGCGCTAACGGGTGTCGCGATGCTCGCACAGCTGTTCGTTCCCGGAATCGCGTTGGTTGCGGGCTACATGTCGGTGGTCGGCGAGCGCCGCACCGGGAGCCTCCGGGTGCTGCTGAGCTATCCGTTTTCCAGGAGTGACGTGGTGGCCGGAAAACTCGTCGGTCGACTGCTCGTCACCGGTACGGCCTTGGCCGTCGGATTCGCCGTTGCCAGCGCCATCACAGTGTCGCTGTACGGGTTTTCCGGCACGATGACGTTCATCGGATTCGTGGCGACCGGCGTTCTGCTCGGGGTGACGTTCACCGGCCTCGCAGTCGGGGGGTCGGCTGCCGCGTCGACTCGAGGGCGAGCACGGACGCTCACGATCGGTTCGTTCGTCGGAATGGTATTCTTCTGGAAACCGATCGTCGTCGGCCTGTACTACGTCGTCACCGGCGCACTCCCGGGGGTTCGAGCGGATCGATGGTACTTCTTCCTGAAGCGGTTGAATCCGCTCGAGGCCTACCGCGTCCTCACCGGAGCCGTCCTCGACCGGCGGGTGGCCGAAGTTCCCGAGTTTCCCATAGAAGACGTCCCCGCGTCGGTTTCGCCCGACCAACTCGAACTCGCCAATCGCGTCGCGGGCGAAATTCCGTTCTACCTCGCGGACTGGTTCTCCGTTGTCGTCCTGCTCACGTGGGGACTCGTTCCCATTGCTGTCGGCTACTGGCGGTTCGAGAACGCGGATCTCGGTTGA
- a CDS encoding heavy metal translocating P-type ATPase: MDDRDHGTGNASDDDRDDHLRSDRVEESMLEDEADDAERGRDEIRDRQEHQGDHAGHEHETGDAHRGGGGGNNGDTHGGDGMHSTDREHDDHGGGGMHAGHETMFRRRFFVSTLLSIPVLLYSETLQEWLGFSVPAFPGSEWINPVFAVIVFAYGGVPFLRMAAPELRERAPGMMTLISMAITVAFVYSLASVVVPTESAFFWELVTLIDIMLLGHWIEMRSVRRASSALDELARLMPDTAELITDDGETEEVPANELEEGDLVLVRPGASVPADGVVEEGDSDVNESMITGESTPVSKEPGAEVIGGTVNGDGSLRVRISATGEETTLAGIMRLVEEAQQSESRTQALADRAAGWLFYVALGAAVVTAVAWTVARGFDSSVIERVVTVLVIACPHALGLAIPLVIAINTSLAARNGMLVRDRIAMEQARNLDTVVFDKTGTLTEGEQGVVDIATVDGVTEEEAFTLAASVEADSEHMIAQAIREAADERGISRLTATDFEALKGRGVRATVDGAALRAAGLSRGDEPRDGERVHVGGPNLLSELEGDVPAALEQFADRAGENAQTVVYLVREGTPVAAFALADVIRDQSYQVVDALHELGLEVAMLTGDSEDVARAVADDLGIDTVFAEVLPEDKDAKVTELRERGDMVAMVGDGVNDAPALTRADIGIAIGSGTDVAVQSADIILVQNNPMDVVRLVTLSRASYRKMQQNLVWAAGYNVFALPLAAGILAPIGILLSPAVGALLMSLSTVIVAINAQFLRRIDLSVPSLPGVSAPREPQPAD, encoded by the coding sequence ATGGACGACCGCGATCACGGAACCGGGAACGCGTCCGACGACGACCGAGATGACCACCTGCGGTCGGATCGGGTCGAGGAGTCGATGCTCGAAGACGAGGCGGACGACGCGGAGCGAGGTCGCGACGAGATCCGCGACCGACAGGAGCACCAAGGGGACCACGCGGGGCACGAACACGAGACCGGTGACGCCCACCGGGGCGGCGGTGGCGGCAACAACGGGGATACCCACGGCGGGGATGGGATGCACAGTACCGACCGCGAGCACGACGATCACGGCGGTGGCGGTATGCACGCCGGCCACGAAACCATGTTCCGTCGACGGTTTTTCGTCTCGACGCTGCTCTCGATTCCGGTCCTCCTGTACAGCGAAACGCTCCAGGAGTGGCTCGGCTTCTCGGTCCCGGCGTTTCCCGGCAGCGAGTGGATCAACCCCGTTTTCGCGGTGATCGTCTTCGCCTACGGCGGGGTCCCGTTCCTCCGGATGGCCGCACCCGAATTGCGCGAGCGCGCGCCGGGGATGATGACGCTCATTTCGATGGCGATCACCGTCGCGTTCGTCTACAGCCTCGCGAGCGTCGTCGTCCCCACCGAATCGGCGTTCTTCTGGGAACTCGTCACACTCATCGACATCATGTTGCTCGGCCACTGGATCGAGATGCGCAGCGTCCGGCGGGCCTCAAGCGCGCTGGACGAACTGGCGAGGCTCATGCCCGATACTGCGGAGCTGATCACCGACGACGGTGAGACGGAGGAAGTTCCCGCGAACGAACTCGAGGAAGGGGATCTCGTGCTCGTCCGGCCCGGTGCGAGCGTCCCCGCCGACGGCGTCGTCGAGGAGGGTGATTCGGACGTCAACGAGTCGATGATCACCGGCGAGTCCACGCCCGTCTCGAAGGAACCCGGTGCCGAGGTGATCGGCGGAACGGTAAACGGCGACGGGAGCCTTCGCGTCCGGATTAGTGCGACGGGCGAGGAGACGACGCTGGCTGGCATCATGCGTCTCGTCGAGGAGGCCCAGCAGAGCGAGTCGCGGACGCAGGCGCTCGCGGATCGCGCGGCCGGCTGGCTGTTCTACGTCGCGCTCGGTGCGGCCGTCGTCACGGCCGTCGCGTGGACGGTCGCGAGGGGGTTCGATTCGTCGGTGATCGAACGCGTCGTCACCGTCCTCGTCATCGCCTGTCCGCACGCCCTCGGGCTGGCGATCCCGCTGGTCATCGCGATCAACACCTCGCTCGCCGCGCGCAACGGCATGCTCGTCAGGGATCGAATCGCCATGGAGCAGGCACGGAACCTCGACACCGTCGTCTTCGACAAGACCGGGACGCTCACCGAGGGCGAGCAGGGCGTCGTCGATATCGCAACCGTCGATGGCGTCACCGAGGAGGAAGCCTTCACGCTCGCAGCCTCCGTCGAAGCGGATTCGGAACACATGATCGCGCAAGCGATCCGCGAGGCGGCCGACGAACGCGGCATCTCGAGGCTGACCGCGACCGACTTCGAGGCGCTGAAAGGACGTGGCGTTCGCGCGACGGTGGACGGGGCGGCGCTCCGCGCGGCCGGATTGTCTCGCGGCGATGAGCCGCGAGACGGCGAACGCGTCCACGTCGGTGGCCCGAATCTCCTCTCCGAACTCGAAGGCGACGTGCCGGCAGCACTCGAGCAGTTCGCCGACCGGGCCGGTGAGAACGCACAGACGGTCGTTTATTTGGTCAGGGAGGGAACTCCGGTGGCCGCATTCGCGCTCGCCGACGTCATCCGCGACCAGAGCTATCAAGTCGTCGACGCGCTCCACGAACTCGGGCTCGAGGTGGCAATGTTGACCGGCGATTCCGAGGACGTGGCCCGCGCCGTCGCGGACGACCTCGGGATCGATACGGTCTTCGCCGAGGTGTTACCGGAGGACAAGGACGCGAAAGTGACGGAACTCCGCGAGCGGGGTGATATGGTTGCGATGGTCGGCGACGGCGTCAACGACGCACCGGCGCTCACTCGAGCGGATATCGGCATCGCGATCGGGAGCGGGACGGACGTCGCCGTCCAGTCTGCGGACATCATTCTCGTCCAGAACAATCCGATGGACGTCGTCCGGCTCGTAACGCTCAGCCGAGCGAGCTACCGGAAGATGCAACAGAATCTCGTCTGGGCCGCTGGGTACAACGTCTTCGCGCTCCCGCTGGCTGCCGGAATCCTCGCTCCGATCGGTATCCTCCTCTCGCCGGCCGTCGGCGCGCTGCTCATGTCGCTCAGCACGGTGATCGTCGCGATCAACGCGCAGTTCCTCCGGCGCATCGACCTCTCCGTGCCGAGTCTACCGGGGGTCTCCGCGCCGCGGGAACCACAACCGGCAGACTGA
- a CDS encoding AAA family ATPase: MDAPLWTETHAPELAELPQDDAREYLERAVEEPINLLLQGPPGSGKTAAARALAREAHEDPDNDFVEINVADFFGRTKTEIKNDPRFEHFLVGRSSMSKRDMINHVLKESASYAPVSGGYTTILLDNAEDVREDFQQALRRIMEKHHRTTQFIVATRQPTKLIPPIRSRCFPVSFRAPTSEEIVTTLDRIVAQEGVDYDADGLEFVAGYANGNLRQAILAAQTTVEDAGELTMSAAYETIGDVGLDDEVESMLDDAEAGEFTDARKTLDELLVDEGLDGTKVLEAILRIGRKRYQGRQLARIHRLAADIEFEMHEGTSDRVHVSHLLAELGREA, translated from the coding sequence ATGGACGCGCCGCTGTGGACCGAAACCCACGCCCCGGAGCTGGCCGAGTTGCCACAGGACGACGCTCGCGAGTACTTAGAGCGAGCGGTCGAGGAGCCGATCAACCTCCTTTTGCAAGGCCCGCCCGGGAGCGGAAAGACGGCCGCAGCACGCGCGCTGGCCCGTGAGGCTCACGAGGACCCGGACAACGATTTCGTCGAGATCAACGTCGCCGACTTCTTCGGCCGGACCAAGACGGAGATCAAAAACGATCCACGGTTCGAACACTTCCTCGTCGGTCGCTCCTCGATGTCGAAACGGGATATGATAAATCACGTCCTCAAGGAGTCTGCGAGCTACGCTCCCGTTTCGGGCGGATACACCACCATCTTGCTCGACAACGCCGAGGACGTTCGCGAAGACTTTCAGCAGGCCCTCCGGCGAATCATGGAGAAACACCACCGGACGACGCAGTTTATCGTCGCCACACGCCAGCCCACCAAGCTCATCCCGCCGATCCGGTCGCGATGCTTCCCCGTTTCGTTTCGCGCCCCCACGAGCGAGGAAATCGTTACTACCCTCGACCGCATCGTCGCCCAAGAGGGTGTCGACTACGACGCAGACGGCCTCGAGTTCGTCGCGGGCTACGCTAACGGGAACCTCAGGCAGGCAATCCTGGCAGCGCAGACGACGGTCGAAGACGCGGGCGAACTGACGATGAGCGCGGCCTACGAGACGATCGGCGACGTCGGTCTGGACGACGAAGTCGAATCGATGCTGGACGACGCCGAAGCCGGCGAGTTTACGGACGCCCGCAAGACGCTGGACGAACTGCTCGTCGACGAAGGACTGGACGGTACCAAGGTGCTCGAGGCGATTCTGCGGATCGGACGCAAGCGGTACCAGGGGCGACAGCTCGCGCGAATCCACCGGCTGGCTGCGGACATCGAATTCGAGATGCACGAGGGGACGAGCGACCGAGTCCACGTCTCGCACCTGCTGGCGGAACTCGGCCGAGAGGCCTGA
- a CDS encoding THUMP domain-containing protein, which translates to MYLLELGGEDDAFAAREARSAAAGVDRIAPGLAVADATVPERVRGLAYTHRASECLGRGEADLASARAILEATAIDRTGSVAVRGTDVHGSTGVSTERAERELGQILVDRGFTVDLEDPDHLLRVVFSEGILESGGESSGRRSLGDGFESSDDDPDGEPVSVCALGWLVAESVRDFGTRAPTDKPFFQPGSMDPLLARAVANVAGARQGATILDPMCGTGGVLVEAGLVGADVIGTDAQAKMAAGARENLRHFLETDEPSPTGVTRGSWHVGRGDATRLPLANDAVDGVVFDAPYGRQSKIDTHRLEDLVAGALSEAHRVAPRAVVIADRTWAGEARAAGWKLESAFERHVHRSLTRYVMVLERRSK; encoded by the coding sequence GTGTATCTGCTCGAGTTGGGTGGAGAGGACGACGCGTTCGCGGCTCGAGAGGCCCGAAGCGCGGCGGCCGGCGTCGATCGGATCGCGCCCGGTCTCGCCGTCGCCGACGCGACCGTCCCCGAGCGCGTCCGAGGTCTCGCCTACACCCACCGCGCCAGCGAGTGCCTCGGCCGGGGCGAGGCGGACCTCGCGAGCGCCCGCGCAATTCTCGAGGCCACGGCGATCGACCGAACCGGATCGGTCGCAGTGCGCGGGACCGACGTCCACGGTTCGACCGGCGTGAGTACCGAGCGTGCGGAACGGGAACTGGGTCAGATACTGGTCGACCGGGGCTTTACGGTCGATCTCGAAGATCCGGACCATCTTTTGCGGGTCGTCTTTTCCGAGGGGATTCTCGAGTCCGGCGGGGAATCCAGCGGGCGGCGGTCTCTCGGAGACGGCTTCGAAAGTAGCGACGACGACCCGGATGGCGAACCGGTCTCCGTCTGCGCGCTGGGGTGGCTGGTCGCCGAGAGCGTCCGCGACTTCGGGACTCGAGCGCCGACGGACAAACCGTTTTTCCAGCCCGGGAGTATGGACCCCTTGCTCGCGCGCGCCGTCGCGAACGTCGCAGGTGCTCGACAGGGCGCGACGATCCTGGATCCGATGTGTGGAACCGGCGGCGTCCTCGTCGAAGCCGGTCTCGTCGGCGCAGACGTGATCGGTACCGACGCGCAAGCGAAGATGGCCGCGGGAGCGCGGGAAAATTTGAGGCACTTCCTCGAGACCGACGAACCGTCGCCGACCGGCGTTACTCGGGGCTCGTGGCACGTCGGCCGCGGCGATGCGACGCGGCTTCCATTGGCGAACGACGCCGTCGATGGCGTCGTCTTCGACGCGCCCTACGGCCGCCAGTCGAAGATCGACACCCACCGACTCGAGGACCTCGTTGCAGGTGCGCTCTCCGAGGCTCACCGGGTCGCGCCGCGAGCGGTCGTGATCGCGGATCGGACGTGGGCCGGCGAGGCCCGAGCGGCCGGCTGGAAACTCGAGTCGGCGTTCGAGCGGCATGTACATCGGTCGCTAACGCGATACGTGATGGTGCTCGAGCGGCGATCGAAGTAG
- a CDS encoding helix-turn-helix domain-containing protein, translating to MSPLTMREARVALGETAFETMGIAELVSLSRDSGVLGFEALACHGTGAIVQVAVERSIDEDRLDALESVDWWERIAESADEHRYVIAFTASELPESLADSADDLVGTCDPNVSRRGVTLSLVGSQETIAGTVDDYEAAGVSLDLRKFGPYEGRDHPLAELTARQREAVRTAHELGYYEVPRTVTTEDVAAELGVDSSTVAEHLQRAERNLFGHHL from the coding sequence ATGTCACCGTTGACCATGCGCGAAGCGCGGGTGGCGCTCGGCGAGACGGCGTTCGAGACGATGGGTATCGCGGAACTCGTGTCCCTCAGTCGTGACTCGGGCGTTCTGGGATTCGAGGCGCTCGCGTGTCACGGGACCGGTGCGATCGTCCAGGTCGCGGTCGAGCGGTCGATCGACGAAGACCGACTCGACGCGCTCGAGTCCGTCGACTGGTGGGAGCGGATCGCGGAATCCGCCGACGAACACCGCTACGTGATCGCGTTTACCGCGTCGGAACTCCCCGAAAGCCTCGCCGACAGCGCGGACGATCTGGTCGGAACCTGCGACCCGAACGTGAGTCGGCGAGGTGTCACCCTCTCGTTGGTTGGATCGCAGGAAACGATAGCCGGAACCGTCGACGATTACGAGGCTGCGGGAGTATCGCTGGACCTGCGGAAATTCGGACCGTATGAGGGGCGCGACCACCCGCTGGCCGAACTGACCGCCCGCCAACGGGAGGCGGTCCGGACCGCTCACGAACTGGGGTATTACGAGGTCCCACGAACGGTGACGACCGAAGACGTCGCGGCCGAACTCGGCGTCGATTCGTCGACGGTCGCCGAGCACCTCCAGCGGGCCGAGCGGAATCTGTTCGGCCATCATCTCTGA
- a CDS encoding TATA-box-binding protein: MTDPKDTINIENVVASTGIGQELDLQSVAMDLEGADYDPEQFPGLVYRTQNPKSAALIFRSGKIVCTGAKSTDDVHESLRIVFDKLRELQIQVNEDPEIVVQNIVTSADLGRNLNLNAIAIGLGLENIEYEPEQFPGLVYRLDEPEVVALLFGSGKLVITGGKKPEDAEHAVDKIVSRLEDLGLLE, encoded by the coding sequence ATGACGGATCCGAAGGACACCATCAACATCGAAAACGTGGTGGCGTCGACCGGCATCGGGCAGGAACTCGACCTCCAGAGCGTCGCAATGGACCTCGAAGGGGCCGACTACGACCCCGAACAGTTCCCCGGTCTCGTTTACCGCACCCAGAATCCCAAGTCCGCCGCCCTGATCTTTCGATCGGGGAAAATCGTCTGTACCGGCGCGAAAAGCACCGACGACGTCCACGAGAGTCTTCGCATCGTCTTCGATAAGCTTCGCGAACTCCAGATTCAGGTCAACGAAGACCCCGAAATCGTCGTCCAGAACATCGTTACCTCGGCCGATCTGGGCCGAAATCTCAACCTGAACGCGATCGCCATCGGGCTGGGACTCGAGAACATCGAGTACGAACCCGAGCAGTTCCCGGGCCTCGTCTACCGCCTCGACGAACCGGAGGTCGTCGCTCTGCTCTTTGGCTCCGGCAAACTCGTTATCACCGGGGGTAAAAAGCCCGAAGATGCCGAACACGCCGTCGACAAGATCGTCTCCCGACTCGAGGATCTGGGCTTGCTCGAATAA
- a CDS encoding DUF7282 domain-containing protein — MSSRQTLGTVKRIGAILIAIVIVAAAGIVVGQAPMIFGVEEEPKASITFEDQQGNGSTVTIREVTLSDGGYVVITDGGDEPLAVSDRLEAGTHENVTVEREDDATRELIGQLTATVHQDTADEAGYAYESSNGEEDQPYLDDGFPVSDTATVTSSDESALSDSFLVESIDAPATATTNETIEIDARVRNPTEFRTQQPVEVRVDGSVIDRQVLELEGGETRNVTLETNTNRAPAGTQTIGVYTEDDGELASIDLEFHTDPTVAVSDASNESVTVSAAIPERGFVAVERNGIVLGTSDELRPGEHENVTVDLEDDGSVNATAELTATLYGGASENVDAASTIEYEGAPVRTTFTIAEAAADDSEATGPGSDNESNVG, encoded by the coding sequence ATGAGCTCGAGACAGACGCTTGGCACGGTCAAGCGAATCGGTGCGATCCTGATCGCGATCGTGATCGTCGCCGCAGCCGGTATCGTCGTGGGTCAGGCCCCCATGATCTTCGGCGTCGAGGAGGAACCGAAGGCGTCGATCACGTTCGAAGATCAACAGGGCAACGGCTCTACCGTCACGATCCGGGAAGTGACTCTCTCGGACGGCGGCTACGTCGTCATCACCGACGGCGGCGACGAGCCGTTGGCCGTCTCCGACCGTCTCGAGGCGGGTACCCACGAGAACGTCACGGTCGAGCGCGAGGACGATGCGACGCGCGAACTGATCGGCCAGTTGACGGCGACGGTGCATCAGGACACTGCTGACGAAGCGGGCTACGCCTACGAGTCGAGCAACGGCGAGGAAGACCAGCCGTACCTCGATGACGGGTTCCCGGTCAGCGACACTGCGACGGTGACCTCGTCCGACGAGAGCGCGCTCAGTGACTCCTTCCTCGTCGAGTCGATCGACGCACCGGCGACGGCGACGACCAACGAGACGATCGAGATAGACGCTCGGGTCCGCAACCCGACCGAGTTCCGGACGCAACAGCCGGTCGAGGTTCGCGTCGACGGTTCTGTCATCGACAGGCAGGTTCTGGAACTCGAAGGCGGCGAGACTCGGAACGTGACCCTCGAGACGAACACGAACCGCGCACCAGCCGGCACCCAGACCATCGGGGTTTACACCGAGGACGACGGCGAACTCGCCTCGATCGACCTCGAGTTCCACACCGATCCGACCGTCGCGGTTTCCGACGCGAGCAACGAGAGCGTGACGGTGTCGGCCGCGATTCCCGAACGCGGGTTCGTCGCCGTCGAGCGAAACGGGATCGTACTCGGGACCAGCGACGAACTCCGACCCGGCGAGCACGAGAACGTCACCGTCGATCTGGAGGACGACGGCTCGGTGAACGCCACGGCCGAGCTGACGGCGACGCTTTACGGCGGCGCATCAGAAAACGTCGATGCGGCTTCGACGATCGAGTACGAGGGCGCGCCCGTGCGAACCACGTTCACGATCGCGGAGGCGGCTGCCGACGACTCCGAAGCCACCGGCCCTGGATCTGACAACGAGTCGAACGTTGGCTAA
- a CDS encoding DUF7344 domain-containing protein, giving the protein MTIHSDRTTPVSDRMVSANGGAVGHRSLPRETLDQVLDSDRRSEVIRCLLAADGPIAVRTLVGRLADAEDDATLETTIHQLRQRIHVSLCRTHLPLLDEQDIVTYDRVRSLVGPGANLAAFESVLEYESLERPITGRLG; this is encoded by the coding sequence ATGACGATTCACTCGGACCGAACGACGCCCGTTTCTGATCGGATGGTATCCGCGAACGGCGGCGCAGTCGGTCATCGGTCGCTTCCGCGGGAGACACTCGATCAAGTACTCGACAGCGACCGTCGGAGCGAGGTGATTCGATGCCTCCTCGCTGCGGACGGGCCGATCGCGGTCCGAACGCTGGTCGGCCGCCTTGCAGACGCGGAAGACGATGCGACCCTCGAGACGACGATCCATCAGCTACGCCAGCGGATTCACGTCTCCCTGTGTCGGACCCACCTTCCGTTGCTCGATGAACAGGATATCGTGACCTACGATCGGGTTCGAAGTCTCGTCGGGCCTGGAGCAAACCTCGCTGCGTTCGAATCAGTACTCGAGTACGAGTCGCTCGAACGTCCAATCACCGGTCGGCTGGGATGA
- a CDS encoding ABC transporter ATP-binding protein, whose amino-acid sequence MTAIETTDLTKRFGDDILAVDGLDLHVDEGEVFGFLGPNGAGKSTTIDMLLDYVRPTDGTATVLGMDVHEDSAALRERIGVLPDGISLYDRLTGRRHIEFAIEWADAGDDPGAVLARVGLTESDAARPIGDYSKGMQQRLALGMALVGDPDLLILDEPTSGLDPHGIRELRELVRREAANGTTVFFSSHILDQVDAVCDRVGILYEGELVAVDTVEGLRTTVGAGSELRLRVAGDIDADVAATAGVDSVQLSGGILRVTCSDSRAKARVVTQLTNAGVDILDVDSEDASLEDVFTAYTSESNGLEPVNADPDGVREVIP is encoded by the coding sequence ATGACCGCTATCGAGACGACCGACCTGACCAAACGCTTCGGCGACGATATCCTGGCCGTAGACGGGCTCGACCTGCACGTCGACGAGGGCGAAGTATTCGGCTTCCTCGGGCCGAACGGCGCCGGCAAATCGACGACCATCGATATGTTGCTGGACTACGTCCGCCCGACCGATGGAACCGCGACGGTCCTCGGCATGGACGTTCACGAGGACTCAGCGGCGCTCCGGGAGCGTATCGGCGTGCTTCCCGACGGGATTTCCCTCTACGACCGGTTGACGGGCCGCCGCCACATCGAGTTCGCGATCGAGTGGGCCGACGCCGGCGACGATCCCGGCGCGGTGCTGGCTCGAGTGGGACTGACCGAGTCCGACGCCGCTCGCCCGATCGGCGACTATTCGAAGGGGATGCAACAACGGCTCGCACTGGGGATGGCACTGGTCGGCGATCCCGACCTGCTCATCCTCGACGAACCCACTTCGGGGCTCGATCCGCACGGTATTCGCGAGCTGCGGGAGCTGGTCCGCCGGGAGGCGGCGAACGGAACGACGGTGTTTTTCTCGAGCCACATCCTCGATCAGGTGGACGCGGTCTGCGATCGCGTCGGTATCTTGTACGAGGGCGAACTGGTAGCCGTCGACACGGTCGAGGGATTACGCACGACCGTCGGGGCTGGCTCCGAACTGCGGCTCCGCGTGGCCGGCGATATCGATGCCGACGTGGCCGCCACCGCGGGCGTCGATTCGGTGCAGCTTTCTGGTGGCATCCTTCGGGTCACCTGCTCGGATTCGCGTGCGAAAGCGCGAGTCGTCACGCAGTTGACGAACGCCGGCGTCGATATCCTCGACGTCGACTCCGAGGACGCGTCCCTCGAGGACGTCTTTACGGCTTATACCTCCGAGAGTAACGGTCTCGAACCGGTGAATGCTGATCCCGATGGGGTCAGGGAGGTGATTCCGTGA